The proteins below are encoded in one region of Micromonospora pisi:
- a CDS encoding FHA domain-containing protein FhaB/FipA: MAPFVITVARFGFIVLLWIFVFTVVGVIRRDLFAGARSSRLVAAPRGVGAVTSQGKPAKVKRGRAAHQLVVTAGQLAGTRITLGEGQITIGRAEDSTLVITDDYASARHARLVPRSGQWFVEDLGSTNGTYLDRAKVTGPTPVPLGVPIRIGRTSLELRP; this comes from the coding sequence TTGGCGCCCTTCGTCATCACCGTCGCCCGGTTCGGGTTCATCGTCCTGCTCTGGATCTTCGTCTTCACCGTGGTGGGGGTCATCCGTCGGGATCTCTTCGCGGGCGCCCGGTCCAGTCGTCTGGTCGCCGCCCCGCGCGGGGTCGGCGCGGTGACCTCCCAGGGCAAGCCGGCGAAGGTGAAGCGCGGCCGGGCGGCACATCAGCTCGTGGTCACCGCCGGCCAACTTGCCGGCACTCGAATCACTCTCGGTGAAGGACAGATCACCATTGGTCGTGCGGAGGACTCCACCCTGGTGATTACCGACGACTATGCCTCGGCCCGACACGCCCGGCTGGTGCCCCGTTCCGGTCAGTGGTTCGTCGAGGATCTCGGCTCGACTAACGGCACATACCTCGATCGCGCTAAGGTCACCGGACCAACCCCCGTCCCCCTCGGCGTGCCGATCCGGATCGGCCGCACTTCTCTCGAGTTACGGCCATGA
- a CDS encoding FhaA domain-containing protein gives MSSGPEEEPVSVLQRFEKRLEGLVEGAFAKVFKGVVHPVEILNAMQREAEAHKAILAGGRTLVPNRYVIDLSPYDHSRLAPYAAALAQELAQSQAEFIGEQAWTVYGDVIVEIERGDGLDTGMFRVTAEVYTGGDVAPVQQQGYDQPAPGGYSPYDQQGGGYGPPPGHGGGGRNVRLVSGDGRSYPLQMGSTVIGRGDQANLRLPDVGISRRHARLDFDGAQVVLTDLGSTNGTMVNGQRVSAVALNPGDMVQLGTTTLTFRVDG, from the coding sequence ATGTCCTCGGGACCCGAGGAGGAGCCGGTGAGCGTGCTGCAACGCTTCGAGAAGCGTCTGGAAGGCCTGGTAGAAGGGGCCTTCGCAAAGGTGTTCAAGGGGGTCGTCCACCCTGTGGAGATCCTCAACGCGATGCAGCGGGAGGCAGAGGCGCACAAGGCGATCCTGGCTGGTGGGCGCACTCTTGTGCCTAACCGCTACGTGATCGATCTCTCGCCTTACGACCACAGTCGGCTCGCGCCGTACGCCGCTGCCCTGGCCCAGGAGCTGGCGCAGTCGCAGGCCGAGTTCATCGGTGAGCAGGCGTGGACGGTCTACGGCGACGTCATCGTCGAGATCGAGCGCGGCGACGGCCTGGACACGGGCATGTTCCGGGTCACCGCCGAGGTCTACACCGGGGGCGACGTCGCCCCGGTCCAGCAGCAGGGCTACGACCAGCCTGCCCCTGGTGGCTACTCGCCGTACGACCAGCAGGGCGGTGGCTACGGCCCGCCGCCCGGACACGGCGGTGGCGGCCGTAACGTGCGGCTCGTCTCCGGCGATGGCCGCAGCTACCCGTTGCAGATGGGTTCGACCGTGATCGGTCGCGGCGACCAGGCGAACCTGCGGCTGCCCGATGTCGGAATCTCCCGGCGACACGCCCGGCTCGACTTCGACGGCGCTCAGGTTGTTCTCACCGACCTGGGGTCGACGAACGGGACGATGGTCAACGGCCAGCGCGTTTCGGCGGTGGCACTCAACCCTGGTGACATGGTGCAGCTCGGGACGACCACCCTGACGTTCCGAGTGGACGGCTAA
- a CDS encoding NAD-dependent epimerase/dehydratase family protein — MSVALVTGSGGLIGSEAVRHFAGLGLDVVGIDNDMRRQFFGAEASTAWNVLRLTSELGGSYTHKDADIRDRDALAEIFRRYGREISVVIHTAAQPSHDWAVRDPFTDFDVNAGGTLNVLQNVREHCPEAAFIHCSTNKVYGDRPNSLPLIEQETRWEIDPGHPYANGIKEDMSIDATLHSVFGASKVAADVMVQEYGRYFDMRTACFRGGTLTGPAHSATELHGFLAYVMRCNMERRTYKIFGYKGKMVRDAIHSHDVVNAFEAFYRNPRSAAVYNLGGGRHSNCSHLEAFAVAEQISGQEMITEYREANRIGDHQWWIGSNASFQADYPDWKQIYDVPMILREIYEANVDKWIPQS, encoded by the coding sequence GTGAGTGTCGCGCTGGTGACCGGATCAGGCGGTCTGATCGGCTCCGAGGCGGTCCGGCACTTCGCCGGTCTCGGCCTCGACGTGGTGGGCATCGACAACGACATGCGTCGTCAGTTCTTCGGTGCCGAGGCCTCCACCGCATGGAATGTGCTCCGCCTCACCAGCGAGCTCGGCGGGTCGTACACGCACAAGGACGCGGACATCCGCGACCGGGACGCGCTGGCGGAGATCTTCCGGCGCTACGGCCGCGAGATCTCGGTGGTGATCCACACCGCCGCACAGCCGTCGCACGACTGGGCGGTGCGGGACCCGTTCACGGACTTCGACGTGAACGCCGGCGGCACGTTGAACGTGTTGCAGAACGTCCGCGAGCACTGCCCCGAGGCGGCCTTCATCCACTGCTCGACCAACAAGGTCTACGGCGACCGGCCGAACAGCCTGCCGTTGATCGAGCAGGAGACCCGCTGGGAGATCGACCCGGGGCATCCGTACGCGAACGGCATCAAGGAGGACATGTCGATCGACGCCACCCTGCACTCCGTCTTCGGCGCCTCCAAGGTCGCCGCAGACGTGATGGTGCAGGAGTACGGCCGCTACTTCGACATGCGTACCGCCTGCTTCCGTGGAGGCACGCTGACCGGCCCGGCCCACTCGGCGACCGAGCTGCACGGCTTCCTGGCGTACGTGATGCGCTGCAACATGGAGCGCCGGACGTACAAGATCTTCGGCTACAAGGGCAAGATGGTGCGTGACGCGATCCACAGTCACGACGTGGTCAACGCGTTCGAGGCGTTCTACCGCAACCCGCGCTCGGCCGCGGTCTACAACCTCGGTGGCGGGCGGCACTCGAACTGCTCGCACCTGGAGGCGTTCGCGGTCGCCGAGCAGATCTCCGGGCAGGAGATGATTACCGAATACCGCGAGGCGAACCGGATCGGTGACCACCAGTGGTGGATCGGTTCCAACGCGTCATTCCAGGCCGACTACCCGGACTGGAAGCAGATCTACGACGTGCCGATGATCCTGCGCGAGATCTACGAGGCCAACGTGGACAAGTGGATACCGCAGTCATGA
- a CDS encoding WecB/TagA/CpsF family glycosyltransferase gives MISEGKRNVLGVLVNVVDYDAAAAEVISAARERRPFALTALAVHGVMTGVLDPPHNARLNSFDLVTPDGQPVRWALNLLHGANLTDRVYGPTLTLRVLARAADEGLPVYLYGSTEETLARLVPALERRFPALKFAGVEASKFRPVQPGEENEIADRIRSSGARLVLVGLGCPRQEVFAYAMRPLLDMPLLAVGAAFDYHAGLLRKPPAWMQRAGLEWLWRLGLEPRRLWQRYLVLNPAYATRVAAQWTKLWKATPPPPAVDPPSSFSV, from the coding sequence ATGATCTCCGAGGGTAAGCGCAATGTGCTGGGCGTTCTGGTGAACGTCGTCGACTACGACGCCGCCGCCGCGGAGGTGATCTCCGCCGCCCGGGAACGTCGGCCGTTCGCGCTCACCGCGCTGGCCGTACACGGTGTGATGACCGGCGTACTGGATCCGCCGCACAACGCCCGGCTCAACTCGTTCGACCTGGTCACCCCGGACGGTCAGCCGGTGCGCTGGGCGCTCAACCTGCTGCACGGGGCCAACCTGACCGACCGGGTCTACGGCCCGACGCTCACGCTGCGCGTGCTGGCCCGCGCCGCGGACGAGGGTCTGCCGGTCTACCTGTACGGCTCGACCGAGGAGACCCTGGCCCGCCTGGTGCCGGCCCTGGAGCGGCGCTTCCCAGCGCTGAAGTTCGCCGGGGTGGAGGCATCCAAGTTCCGCCCGGTGCAGCCGGGTGAGGAGAACGAGATCGCCGACCGGATCCGCAGTTCCGGGGCCCGGCTGGTGCTGGTCGGGCTCGGCTGCCCCCGGCAGGAGGTCTTCGCGTACGCGATGCGCCCGCTGCTGGACATGCCGCTGCTGGCCGTCGGCGCCGCCTTCGACTACCACGCCGGCCTGCTACGCAAACCGCCGGCGTGGATGCAGCGGGCCGGGTTGGAGTGGCTCTGGCGGCTCGGCCTGGAGCCGAGACGCCTCTGGCAGCGCTACCTGGTGCTGAACCCGGCGTACGCGACCCGGGTGGCGGCGCAGTGGACGAAGCTCTGGAAGGCGACGCCACCGCCGCCGGCGGTCGACCCGCCGTCGAGCTTCTCGGTCTGA
- a CDS encoding glycosyl hydrolase has product MMRSDDELTPARLIPKIDRLWALSAEKIDSIEQTSPPGSPSPVFTVDGRYTARGWTEWTQGFQYGSALLQYDATGEHRFLDVGRDQTVSVMASHVSHIGVHDHGFNNVSTYGNLWRLMNEGRIPEDRGERHFYELALKLTGAVQAARWRETADGTGYIYSFNGPQSLFVDTIRSCRALSLSHLLGHVLMGERDERISLLGRVVEHATNTARWNVFYGEGRDGYDIPGRTAHESIFNVNDGSYRCPSTQQGYSPFSTWTRGLAWAMLGFPEQLEFLATLPDEAFEPYGGRVGVEAPLLRAAIATCDFYLTHTPVDGVPYWDTGAPGLSRLGDYLEHPADPYNAHEPVDSSAAAIGAQGLLRLGRYLTSIDRTAEGRRYWQAGLTVCDTLFDEPYLSTDSRHQGLILHSVYHRPNGWDHVPAGQRVPNGESSMWGDYHARELALYVQRVARDEPYYTFFGPNAVAVPTISTPAAAMVAR; this is encoded by the coding sequence ATGATGAGGAGCGACGACGAGCTGACCCCGGCCCGGCTGATCCCGAAGATCGACCGGCTCTGGGCGCTATCCGCCGAGAAGATCGATTCGATCGAACAGACCTCTCCACCGGGCTCGCCCTCGCCGGTGTTCACCGTCGACGGCCGGTACACCGCCCGGGGATGGACCGAATGGACCCAGGGCTTCCAGTACGGCTCCGCGCTGCTCCAGTACGACGCCACCGGCGAACACCGGTTCCTCGACGTCGGCCGGGACCAGACCGTGTCCGTGATGGCCAGCCACGTCAGCCACATCGGTGTGCACGACCACGGCTTCAACAACGTCAGCACGTACGGCAACCTGTGGCGGCTGATGAACGAGGGGCGCATCCCCGAGGACCGGGGCGAGCGGCACTTCTACGAACTCGCCCTGAAGCTCACCGGCGCGGTCCAGGCGGCCCGGTGGCGGGAGACCGCCGACGGCACCGGCTACATCTACTCCTTCAACGGGCCGCAGTCGCTCTTCGTCGACACCATCCGCTCCTGCCGGGCACTCAGCCTGTCGCACCTGCTCGGACACGTGCTGATGGGCGAGCGGGACGAACGGATCTCGCTACTCGGACGGGTGGTCGAACACGCGACCAACACCGCCAGGTGGAACGTCTTCTACGGGGAAGGCCGGGACGGCTACGACATCCCCGGCCGCACCGCGCATGAGTCGATCTTCAACGTGAACGACGGCAGCTACCGGTGCCCGAGCACCCAGCAGGGCTACTCCCCCTTCAGCACCTGGACCCGGGGGCTGGCCTGGGCCATGCTCGGCTTCCCGGAGCAGTTGGAGTTCCTCGCCACCCTGCCGGACGAGGCGTTCGAACCGTACGGCGGCCGGGTCGGAGTCGAGGCGCCGCTGCTCCGCGCCGCCATCGCCACCTGCGACTTCTACCTAACCCACACACCGGTCGACGGGGTGCCGTACTGGGACACCGGCGCCCCCGGGCTGAGTCGGCTCGGCGACTACCTGGAACACCCGGCCGACCCGTACAACGCGCACGAGCCGGTGGACTCGTCGGCGGCGGCGATCGGGGCGCAGGGTCTGCTCCGACTCGGCCGCTACCTCACCTCGATCGACCGGACCGCGGAGGGACGGCGCTACTGGCAGGCCGGACTGACCGTCTGTGACACCCTCTTCGACGAGCCCTACCTGAGCACCGACAGCCGGCACCAGGGCCTGATCCTGCACTCGGTCTACCACCGGCCGAACGGCTGGGACCACGTGCCCGCCGGGCAGCGGGTGCCGAACGGCGAGTCCAGCATGTGGGGCGACTACCACGCCCGGGAACTCGCCCTCTACGTCCAGCGTGTGGCCCGCGACGAGCCCTACTACACCTTCTTCGGGCCGAACGCGGTCGCCGTACCGACGATCTCCACGCCGGCCGCCGCGATGGTGGCCCGGTGA
- a CDS encoding 3-ketoacyl-ACP reductase: protein MNGRPVAVVTGGSRGIGRGIVLSLAGAGYDVVVNYASNADAAREVGKEVEARGGRAHLVRADVSQRTDRRELIDQTVATFGRLDLLVSNAGVAPTVRADLLEAEEESFDRLIEINLKGPYFLVQLAARTMIEQQAAGIVSNPKIVIVSSISAYTASVNRGDYCVSKAGLAMTAQLYATRLAEHGINVYEIRPGIIETDMTGGVKDRYDDLIFNQGLTPIRRWGQPEDVGRAVVAVATDLLPFSTGQIIDVDGGFHLRTL from the coding sequence GTGAACGGCCGGCCGGTCGCGGTCGTCACCGGCGGATCCCGGGGCATCGGGCGCGGCATCGTGCTCTCGCTCGCCGGCGCCGGGTACGACGTGGTCGTCAACTACGCCAGCAACGCGGACGCCGCCCGGGAGGTCGGCAAGGAGGTCGAGGCGCGGGGCGGACGGGCCCACCTGGTCCGGGCCGACGTCTCGCAGCGCACCGACCGGCGGGAGCTGATCGACCAGACGGTCGCGACTTTCGGCCGGCTCGACCTGCTGGTCAGCAACGCCGGGGTCGCCCCGACCGTGCGGGCCGACCTGCTGGAGGCCGAGGAGGAGTCCTTCGACCGGTTGATCGAGATCAACCTCAAGGGGCCGTACTTCCTGGTCCAGCTCGCCGCCCGGACGATGATCGAACAACAGGCGGCCGGGATCGTCAGCAACCCGAAGATCGTGATCGTGTCGTCGATCAGCGCGTACACGGCCAGCGTGAACCGGGGCGACTACTGCGTCAGCAAGGCGGGGCTGGCGATGACCGCACAGCTCTACGCGACCCGGCTGGCCGAGCACGGGATCAACGTGTACGAGATCCGGCCCGGAATCATCGAGACCGACATGACCGGCGGGGTGAAGGACCGGTACGACGACCTCATCTTCAACCAGGGGCTGACCCCGATCCGCCGCTGGGGACAGCCGGAGGACGTCGGTCGTGCGGTGGTCGCGGTCGCCACCGACCTGCTGCCGTTCAGCACCGGGCAGATCATCGACGTCGACGGAGGCTTCCACCTGCGCACGCTCTGA
- a CDS encoding DUF397 domain-containing protein: METKGFRVDLTDAAWYKSSRSGPNCDNCVEVAFVSGAIAVRDSKNTAGPALIFTPDEWDAFVGGAKDGEFDLD; the protein is encoded by the coding sequence GTGGAGACAAAGGGGTTTCGCGTAGACCTCACCGACGCAGCCTGGTACAAGAGCTCGCGCAGCGGGCCCAACTGTGACAACTGCGTCGAGGTGGCCTTCGTGAGTGGCGCGATCGCTGTTCGTGACTCGAAGAACACGGCCGGGCCAGCCTTGATCTTCACGCCGGACGAGTGGGACGCCTTCGTCGGCGGCGCCAAGGACGGCGAGTTCGACCTGGACTAG
- a CDS encoding helix-turn-helix domain-containing protein — protein sequence MSERRSPTIRRRRLGAELRRLRDAAGVTIEVVAERLECSQSKISRIETGHTTATVRDVRDMISIYGIVGAESEDLLQIAREARQKGWWASYSTVLTSAYVGFEAAAGSIRAYEQQVVPGLLQTEEYAKAMIRSARPDITTDEVEQRVRVRLGRQSLLSQDDPIDVWVVLDETVVSRPVGGDEVMRDQLKRLVEAADQPNVTIQILPFDVGAHAGMDGTFTILDFPEPGDPPVVYAENATGGLFLEKVEELQKYAFIFDHIRAAAIRPEDSVALIARLAEEPLWKWRQRGFA from the coding sequence GTGTCTGAGCGCCGGAGCCCGACCATCCGTCGCCGTCGTCTGGGAGCCGAGTTGCGTCGGCTCCGGGACGCGGCCGGGGTGACCATCGAGGTGGTCGCCGAGCGGCTGGAATGCTCGCAGTCCAAGATCTCACGTATTGAGACAGGTCATACCACCGCCACGGTTCGTGACGTACGCGACATGATCAGCATCTACGGCATCGTCGGCGCGGAGAGCGAAGACCTGCTGCAGATCGCCCGAGAGGCGCGGCAGAAGGGCTGGTGGGCCTCGTACAGCACCGTGCTGACCAGCGCATACGTCGGTTTCGAGGCGGCCGCCGGTTCGATTCGGGCGTACGAGCAGCAGGTCGTGCCGGGTCTGCTCCAGACCGAGGAGTACGCCAAGGCGATGATCCGGTCGGCGCGGCCGGACATCACCACGGACGAAGTCGAGCAGCGTGTCCGTGTCCGGTTGGGTCGTCAGTCGTTACTGAGCCAAGACGATCCGATCGACGTGTGGGTGGTGCTCGATGAGACGGTGGTAAGTCGGCCGGTCGGCGGCGACGAGGTCATGCGCGACCAACTGAAGCGGCTGGTGGAAGCGGCCGATCAGCCGAATGTAACGATCCAGATCTTGCCGTTCGACGTCGGTGCGCATGCCGGCATGGACGGCACCTTCACGATTCTCGACTTTCCGGAACCGGGTGATCCGCCGGTGGTGTACGCCGAAAACGCCACGGGTGGGCTCTTCCTGGAAAAGGTCGAGGAGCTACAGAAGTACGCCTTTATTTTCGACCACATTCGAGCTGCGGCGATTCGCCCGGAGGATTCGGTAGCTCTGATTGCAAGATTGGCAGAGGAGCCATTGTGGAAGTGGAGACAAAGGGGTTTCGCGTAG
- a CDS encoding PASTA domain-containing protein encodes MEEPVEDLGGAEGEPSAPDEKSAEPVEAPSGASPVEQPSTGTEREQADESEPRAEPQAAPDPGTAADTAAEKPEAIDETMVLPPATPAVSAGDDTVALPGRGSGDETIALPDRHGADETIALPDRAAGSSSDETIALPDRAAGSSSDETMPLPDRTAGSSPDATMALPGNLSGSASDQTMALPPSGPDVTAKLPQPHEGPDATAKLPRSPAGRLDQTAALPAARDAGGPSSGGAPWSGRAGVPPPVRPGAGGPPSTEWAGDDGGPNRRWWMPILIGLIGLVLLGVLAFGIWLIAQANPGGTGPAPVSPSPSPSPSPSRSATVAPTSAAPTTSAPTPSATSASVVEVPPVIGLSQEAAQELLDQAGLTSRVEFRASTRVPGTVIASDPRPSTPIAVGSQVTLTVAEPTPTPGAPPTPTATAGAPATPDPTPTG; translated from the coding sequence GTGGAGGAGCCGGTTGAGGACCTGGGCGGGGCAGAGGGCGAGCCTTCGGCGCCCGACGAGAAGTCGGCGGAGCCGGTAGAGGCTCCGTCCGGTGCCAGCCCGGTCGAGCAACCTTCGACCGGCACCGAGCGCGAGCAGGCCGATGAGTCTGAACCGCGTGCAGAGCCGCAAGCGGCGCCCGACCCCGGCACCGCGGCCGATACCGCCGCCGAGAAGCCGGAAGCAATCGACGAGACCATGGTCCTGCCGCCCGCGACTCCAGCGGTCTCCGCCGGTGACGACACAGTGGCGCTGCCGGGACGCGGGTCGGGCGACGAGACCATCGCGCTGCCGGATCGTCACGGGGCTGACGAGACGATCGCGTTGCCGGATCGTGCGGCTGGTTCGTCTTCTGACGAGACGATCGCGTTGCCGGATCGTGCGGCTGGTTCGTCTTCTGACGAGACGATGCCGTTGCCGGATCGTACGGCTGGTTCGTCGCCTGATGCCACGATGGCCCTGCCGGGCAACCTGTCCGGCTCCGCGAGTGACCAGACCATGGCACTGCCGCCGTCCGGGCCCGACGTGACCGCGAAGTTGCCGCAGCCCCACGAGGGGCCGGACGCGACCGCGAAGCTGCCCCGGTCCCCGGCCGGTCGGTTGGATCAGACGGCGGCACTCCCCGCAGCTCGGGACGCTGGCGGCCCCTCGTCGGGTGGTGCGCCGTGGTCGGGGCGGGCGGGGGTGCCACCGCCGGTGCGGCCCGGTGCTGGGGGACCTCCGTCGACGGAGTGGGCCGGCGATGACGGGGGGCCCAACCGACGCTGGTGGATGCCGATCCTGATCGGACTGATCGGGCTGGTTCTGCTGGGGGTGTTGGCATTCGGCATCTGGCTGATCGCGCAGGCCAATCCTGGTGGCACGGGACCCGCTCCGGTCAGCCCGTCGCCGTCGCCATCGCCGTCGCCCAGCCGGAGCGCTACCGTTGCGCCGACCTCGGCCGCGCCGACCACGTCCGCGCCCACCCCTTCCGCGACCTCCGCCAGTGTCGTCGAGGTGCCGCCGGTGATCGGGCTGAGCCAGGAAGCGGCCCAGGAGCTACTCGATCAGGCGGGGCTGACGTCCCGGGTCGAGTTCCGTGCGTCGACCCGGGTGCCCGGTACGGTGATCGCTTCCGATCCGCGCCCGAGTACGCCGATCGCGGTCGGATCGCAGGTCACGTTGACGGTCGCCGAACCAACCCCGACGCCCGGTGCGCCACCGACGCCCACGGCTACCGCCGGTGCACCGGCGACACCTGATCCGACACCGACCGGCTGA
- a CDS encoding PASTA domain-containing protein, translating into MSDGNASWQPSSVEQSDRPNRGAVVAGAAVATVVLATIGAIGGWALAKNDSAEPLNQAGGPSATATAVTAEPSPSKTSKPRPSTSTPSAGKTTASVPAGQFELPDLTGQGFERVRQDLRDRELGWQLIFGKDGENPAVLRTDPPAGANVRKGTTVKVFVAGAAPLTDVPEVTALSCNEAKARLVDAGFEPVYPSGKSGLVVRQEPRPGAQLRWNEKVVIYCGNVPNQPTPAA; encoded by the coding sequence ATGTCGGACGGGAATGCGAGCTGGCAGCCATCGTCGGTCGAGCAGTCGGACCGACCCAACCGCGGTGCGGTGGTCGCCGGTGCGGCGGTGGCGACCGTCGTGCTCGCCACCATCGGCGCGATCGGCGGATGGGCGCTCGCGAAGAACGACAGTGCCGAGCCGCTGAACCAGGCCGGCGGCCCTTCCGCCACCGCCACCGCCGTCACCGCCGAGCCGTCGCCATCGAAGACGTCGAAACCCCGGCCCAGCACGTCGACCCCGTCCGCCGGCAAGACCACGGCGTCCGTACCGGCCGGCCAGTTCGAGCTGCCGGACCTCACCGGGCAGGGCTTCGAGCGGGTGCGGCAGGACCTGCGTGACCGGGAACTCGGGTGGCAGCTGATCTTCGGTAAGGACGGTGAAAACCCGGCAGTCCTGCGTACCGACCCGCCAGCGGGCGCGAACGTACGCAAGGGAACCACGGTCAAGGTGTTCGTGGCCGGCGCCGCCCCACTCACCGACGTACCCGAGGTGACCGCGTTGAGCTGCAACGAGGCGAAGGCGCGGCTGGTTGACGCGGGATTCGAGCCGGTTTACCCCAGCGGGAAGAGCGGCTTGGTGGTACGGCAGGAACCACGACCTGGCGCACAGCTCCGATGGAACGAGAAGGTCGTGATCTACTGCGGCAACGTGCCCAATCAACCCACGCCCGCCGCGTAG
- a CDS encoding glutamate--cysteine ligase, with protein MGTEVGQIAFTRADRIRYRQKVRRCLDVFALMLDDFGFDAERPMTGLEIELNLVDAEAEPAMRNEEILANLGDPMFQTELGQFNLELNARPRLIEGTGFADYERDLGASLGRVEDRAVKADASVILIGILPTLTARHLVVDNISLNERYRVLNDQIVAARGEDIEMDIRGVERLHTQTDSIAPEAACTSIQLHLQVAPDNFASYWNASQAIAGIQVAIGANSPYLYERHLWAETRVAVFEQATDTRPDELKAQGVRPRVWFGERWITSIFDLFEENVRYFPPLLPICEDEDPAEVLHRGGVPRLSELRLHNGTVYRWNRPVYDIMNGRPHLRVENRVLPAGPTVVDMLANAAFYFGLARELAEADWPIWSQLTFSAAEENFHSAARRGIDATVYWPRLGEVRVTDLVLDVLLPKAAVGLDRFGVAPSERDRLLGVIEQRCRLRRNGAVWQARTVRAAEHNLGLARPAALHRMLQRYGELQRTNEPVHTWPIE; from the coding sequence ATGGGCACTGAGGTCGGACAGATCGCATTCACCAGGGCGGACCGCATCCGCTACCGCCAGAAGGTACGTCGCTGCCTCGACGTCTTCGCGCTGATGCTGGACGACTTCGGCTTCGACGCCGAACGGCCGATGACCGGCCTGGAGATCGAGCTGAACCTGGTCGACGCCGAGGCCGAGCCGGCCATGCGCAACGAGGAGATCCTGGCGAACCTCGGTGACCCGATGTTCCAGACCGAACTGGGACAGTTCAACCTCGAACTCAACGCCCGCCCCCGCCTGATCGAGGGGACCGGTTTCGCCGACTACGAACGGGACCTCGGTGCCAGCCTGGGTCGGGTCGAGGACCGCGCGGTCAAGGCCGACGCCTCGGTGATCCTGATCGGCATCCTGCCCACCCTCACCGCACGGCACCTGGTCGTGGACAACATCTCGTTGAACGAGCGGTACCGGGTGCTGAACGACCAGATCGTCGCCGCCCGGGGCGAGGACATCGAGATGGACATCCGGGGCGTCGAACGCCTGCACACGCAGACCGATTCGATCGCGCCCGAAGCCGCCTGCACCAGCATCCAGCTCCACCTGCAGGTCGCCCCGGACAATTTCGCCAGTTACTGGAACGCATCCCAGGCCATCGCCGGCATCCAGGTCGCCATCGGCGCCAACTCGCCGTACCTCTACGAACGGCACCTCTGGGCGGAGACCAGGGTTGCCGTCTTCGAGCAGGCGACCGACACCCGGCCGGACGAACTCAAAGCCCAGGGCGTACGACCACGGGTCTGGTTCGGCGAACGGTGGATCACCTCGATCTTCGACCTCTTCGAGGAGAACGTCCGGTACTTTCCCCCGCTGCTCCCGATCTGCGAGGACGAGGACCCGGCCGAGGTGCTGCACCGGGGCGGGGTGCCACGCCTCAGTGAGCTGCGGTTGCACAACGGCACCGTCTACCGCTGGAACCGGCCGGTGTACGACATCATGAACGGCCGTCCGCACCTGCGGGTGGAGAACAGGGTGCTCCCGGCCGGGCCGACCGTGGTCGACATGTTGGCCAACGCCGCCTTCTACTTCGGTCTGGCCCGCGAACTGGCCGAGGCCGACTGGCCGATCTGGAGCCAGCTCACCTTCAGCGCGGCGGAGGAGAACTTCCACTCTGCCGCCCGACGAGGAATCGACGCCACCGTCTACTGGCCCCGACTCGGCGAGGTCCGGGTGACCGACCTTGTGCTGGACGTGCTGCTGCCCAAGGCGGCGGTCGGACTGGACCGGTTCGGGGTCGCGCCGTCGGAACGCGACCGGCTACTCGGCGTCATCGAGCAGCGCTGTCGGCTCCGCCGCAACGGCGCGGTCTGGCAGGCGCGGACGGTACGGGCCGCCGAGCACAATCTCGGCCTGGCACGGCCAGCCGCGTTGCACCGGATGTTGCAGCGGTACGGGGAACTGCAACGGACCAACGAGCCCGTGCACACCTGGCCGATCGAGTAA
- a CDS encoding YceI family protein, with protein MTSTNSATRAWGGLTIPAAGTYQLDQAHKRVGFVARHMMVSKVRGEFTEATATITVAEDPLQSSVTATIQAASITTGQADRDAHLNSGDFFEVEKHPTLEFRSTGVKSHSGDEFVLAGDLTIRGVTNPVDLHVEFHGVGTSPYGQEIFGFTATTEIDREDWGLTWNVGLEAGGVLVGKKVKIEIEGEAVREA; from the coding sequence ATGACCAGCACGAACTCGGCCACCCGCGCGTGGGGCGGCCTCACCATCCCGGCCGCCGGCACCTACCAGCTCGACCAGGCGCACAAGCGGGTCGGGTTCGTGGCCCGGCACATGATGGTGAGCAAGGTGCGCGGTGAGTTCACCGAGGCGACCGCCACCATCACCGTCGCGGAGGACCCGCTGCAGTCGTCGGTGACCGCCACCATCCAGGCCGCCAGCATCACCACCGGCCAGGCCGACCGTGACGCCCACCTGAACAGCGGTGACTTCTTCGAGGTGGAGAAGCACCCGACCCTGGAGTTCCGCAGCACCGGGGTGAAGTCGCACAGCGGCGACGAGTTCGTACTCGCCGGTGACCTGACCATCCGCGGGGTCACCAACCCGGTCGACCTGCACGTCGAGTTCCACGGTGTCGGCACCAGCCCGTACGGCCAGGAGATCTTCGGTTTCACCGCCACCACCGAGATCGACCGCGAGGACTGGGGCCTGACCTGGAACGTGGGCCTGGAGGCCGGTGGCGTCCTGGTCGGCAAGAAGGTCAAGATCGAGATCGAGGGCGAGGCCGTCCGCGAGGCCTGA